In Oncorhynchus gorbuscha isolate QuinsamMale2020 ecotype Even-year linkage group LG08, OgorEven_v1.0, whole genome shotgun sequence, one genomic interval encodes:
- the LOC124041510 gene encoding MORN repeat-containing protein 2-like has translation MSEKKKGKVTESEEEGNLQVSYIFPNGDRYEGECCGSTEGVVVRRGMGKHTSASGVTYTGEWHDDKVNGRGTLEHPSGALYEGDFKDNIYHGTGTYSFSDGTKYCGSFSKNRLEGDGEFIDSQGLVWIGGFHNKAAPGLKLKLSM, from the coding sequence ATGTCAGAGAAGAAAAAAGGAAAGGTCACAGAAAGCGAAGAGGAAGGGAATTTGCAAGTATCCTACATTTTCCCAAATGGTGACAGATATGAAGGAGAGTGCTGCGGGTCCACAGAGGGAGTCGTGGTGAGGCGTGGTATGGGcaaacacacctcagccagtggTGTCACCTACACTGGAGAGTGGCATGATGACAAGGTGAATGGCAGAGGGACTCTGGAGCATCCCTCTGGGGCCCTGTATGAAGGGGACTTCAAAGACAACATTTATCATGGCACAGGGACATACAGCTTCTCTGACGGGACCAAATACTGCGGCAGCTTCAGCAAGAACAGGTTGGAGGGTGACGGGGAGTTCATCGACTCTCAGGGACTTGTTTGGATTGGAGGCTTCCACAACAAGGCAGCTCCTGGATTAAAACTTAAACTCAGCATGTAA